From Tiliqua scincoides isolate rTilSci1 chromosome 2, rTilSci1.hap2, whole genome shotgun sequence, the proteins below share one genomic window:
- the ALDOB gene encoding fructose-bisphosphate aldolase B, with translation MTHQFPALSPEQKKALSDIAQRIVTSGKGILAADESVGTMGNRLQRIKVENTEENRRAFREILFSSDPSINQQIGGVIFFHETLYQKDSTGKLFPEVIKDKGIVVGIKLDKGTAPLAGTNGETTIQGLDGLSERCAQYKKDGADFGKWRAVLKISDTTPSTLAIQENANTLARYASICQQNGLVPIVEPEILPDGDHDLQRCQFVTEKVLAAVYKALNDHHVYLEGTLLKPNMVTAGHSCPKKYTPEEVAMATVTALHRTVPAAVPGICFLSGGQSEEEASVNLNAINLCPLPKPWKLTFSYGRALQASALAAWSGKPENKKAAQEAFCKRAKINGLACKGQYITSGKSSGAATQSLFTASYTY, from the exons atgacccatcagtttccAGCCCTGTCTCCAGAGCAGAAGAAGGCTCTCTCTGATATTGCTCAGAGGATAGTAACTTCAGGCAAAGGAATCCTGGCTGCAGATGAATCTGtgg GCACTATGGGCAATAGGCTGCAACGGATCAAAGTGGAAAACACAGAAGAGAATCGCCGGGCTTTCCGAGAGATCTTGTTCTCTTCAGACCCCTCTATTAATCAGCAAATTGGGGGAGTTATCTTTTTCCATGAGACCCTCTATCAGAAAGACAGCACTGGAAAGCTTTTCCCAGAAGTCATCAAGGACAAGGGTATTGTGGTTGGAATCAAG cTGGATAAAGGCACAGCCCCGCTGGCAGGAACCAATGGAGAAACCACCATCCAAG GTCTGGATGGCCTTTCCGAACGTTGTGCTCAGTACAAAAAAGACGGAGCTGACTTTGGCAAGTGGCGTGCCGTTCTGAAAATATCCGATACAACTCCCTCTACTCTTGCCATCCAGGAGAATGCTAACACATTGGCACGATATGCCAGTATCTGCCAACAG AATGGACTAGTCCCTATTGTGGAACCTGAGATCCTACCTGATGGAGACCATGACCTTCAGCGGTGCCAATTTGTGACAGAAAAA GTGCTGGCTGCTGTTTACAAGGCCTTGAACGATCACCATGTCTATCTGGAGGGAACACTGCTAAAGCCCAACATGGTGACTGCTGGGCATTCTTGTCCCAAGAAGTACACCCCTGAAGAAGTGGCCATGGCAACTGTCACCGCTCTCCATCGCACTGTCCCTGCTGCAGTTCCTG GAATATGCTTCCTTTCTGGGGGCCAAAGTGAAGAGGAGGCATCTGTCAACCTCAATGCCATCAATCTGTGCCCTCTGCCTAAACCTTGGAAGCTGACTTTCTCCTATGGGAGGGCTCTGCAAGCATCAGCACTAGCTGCCTGGTCTGGCAAACCTGAGAACAAGAAGGCTGCCCAGGAGGCCTTCTGCAAACGGGCAAAG ATCAATGGTCTAGCTTGCAAAGGCCAATACATCACCTCTGGAAAGAGCAGTGGAGCAGCTACCCAGTCACTTTTTACTGCCAGCTACACGTACTAA